Proteins found in one Promicromonospora sukumoe genomic segment:
- a CDS encoding FAD-binding oxidoreductase, with product MTSALDTLRRDFGGDLIEPGDAGYEAAARSRLVAGSPAYVLRPKTVADVQAAVRFASGSGLALSVRGGGHGFAGFGTNDGGIVIDLGALAGVEVVEGAAGVDGGTPAGGSAPVDGGARLVRIGGGATWGPVADALAPHGLAISSGDTKSVGVGGLTLSGGMGWKVRRYGLALDSLVAAQLVTADGAVVTASADEHPDLFWAIRGGGGNFGVVTSFEFVAHPTTRVFFGKVSFPAAEAAVVLQGWADYLRTAPEELTSIANLANPFAGGPEAPVEIHVAFDGDDADAADRALAPIRALGTVVADDVALTAYADVLVEGATPPPGVHVLAHDGLVDRESVAETLAILAEAGTTPGSPSIAVRSLGGAMSRVPGDATAYAHRQAELMVTTFTGGPAPAIEAARPALDALWDRLAPHLHGAYANFLSTADETDVTTVYPEPTYERLAAVKRRYDPSNLFARNHNVRPGRMS from the coding sequence GTGACCTCAGCACTCGACACCCTGCGCCGCGACTTCGGCGGCGACCTCATCGAACCGGGCGACGCCGGCTACGAGGCGGCCGCCCGGTCGCGGCTCGTCGCCGGCAGCCCGGCGTACGTCCTGCGGCCCAAGACCGTGGCCGACGTGCAGGCGGCCGTCCGGTTCGCCTCCGGCTCCGGGCTCGCCCTGTCCGTCCGCGGCGGCGGGCACGGCTTCGCCGGCTTCGGCACCAACGACGGCGGCATCGTCATCGACCTCGGCGCGCTCGCCGGCGTGGAGGTGGTCGAGGGCGCAGCGGGGGTCGACGGTGGAACGCCGGCCGGCGGCTCAGCTCCGGTCGACGGCGGAGCGCGCCTCGTGCGGATCGGCGGCGGCGCCACCTGGGGACCGGTCGCCGACGCGCTGGCCCCGCACGGCCTCGCGATCTCCTCGGGCGACACGAAGAGCGTCGGCGTCGGCGGGCTGACGCTGAGCGGCGGCATGGGCTGGAAGGTCCGCCGCTACGGCCTGGCCCTGGACAGCCTCGTCGCCGCGCAGCTCGTCACGGCCGACGGCGCCGTCGTCACCGCGAGCGCCGACGAGCACCCGGACCTGTTCTGGGCGATCCGCGGCGGTGGCGGCAACTTCGGCGTGGTGACCTCGTTCGAGTTCGTGGCGCACCCGACGACGCGGGTCTTCTTCGGCAAGGTCTCGTTCCCGGCGGCAGAGGCCGCCGTCGTGCTCCAGGGCTGGGCGGACTACCTGCGCACGGCGCCGGAGGAGCTGACCTCGATCGCGAACCTCGCCAACCCGTTCGCGGGCGGCCCGGAGGCCCCGGTGGAGATCCACGTGGCGTTCGACGGCGACGACGCGGACGCCGCGGACCGGGCGCTCGCCCCGATCCGCGCGCTCGGGACGGTCGTCGCGGACGACGTCGCGCTGACGGCGTACGCGGACGTCCTGGTGGAGGGCGCGACGCCGCCGCCCGGTGTCCACGTGCTCGCGCACGACGGCCTGGTGGACCGGGAGTCGGTCGCGGAGACCCTGGCGATCCTCGCGGAGGCCGGCACGACGCCGGGCTCGCCGTCGATCGCGGTCCGCAGCCTCGGCGGCGCCATGTCGCGGGTGCCGGGCGACGCCACGGCGTACGCGCACCGGCAGGCAGAGCTCATGGTCACGACCTTCACCGGGGGCCCGGCGCCCGCGATCGAGGCCGCCCGGCCGGCGCTGGACGCGCTGTGGGACAGGCTCGCTCCGCACCTCCACGGTGCGTACGCGAACTTCCTCTCGACGGCCGATGAGACCGACGTCACAACCGTGTACCCGGAGCCGACCTACGAGCGGCTCGCGGCGGTCAAGCGGCGGTACGACCCGAGCAACCTCTTCGCGCGGAACCACAATGTGCGACCTGGACGGATGTCCTAG
- a CDS encoding AAA family ATPase: MDPLVVPVPSLVLLIGPSGSGKSTWAARHFGPYEVVSSDRCRAMIADSEADQSVTPAAFELVRFIAARRLEAGRLAVVDATNVHAAARRHNLDLAAACGVPAVAIVLDLPVERMLANNAGRAGRVVDDEVVRRQRRDLDEALGVLGSEGYAAVHVLDEATIDAVTIERVQEP, translated from the coding sequence ATGGATCCCCTGGTCGTCCCGGTGCCGTCGCTCGTGCTGCTGATCGGCCCCTCCGGCTCGGGCAAGTCCACGTGGGCGGCGCGGCACTTCGGGCCCTACGAGGTGGTCTCGAGCGACCGGTGCCGCGCGATGATCGCCGACTCCGAGGCCGACCAGAGCGTGACGCCCGCGGCGTTCGAGCTCGTCCGGTTCATCGCCGCGCGGCGCCTGGAGGCAGGGCGCCTCGCCGTCGTCGACGCCACGAACGTGCACGCGGCCGCCCGGCGGCACAACCTCGACCTCGCGGCGGCCTGCGGGGTGCCCGCCGTCGCGATCGTCCTCGACCTGCCCGTCGAGCGGATGCTGGCGAACAACGCGGGCCGCGCCGGCCGGGTCGTGGACGACGAGGTGGTCCGGAGGCAGCGGCGCGACCTGGACGAGGCGCTCGGCGTCCTCGGCTCGGAGGGGTACGCCGCGGTCCACGTGCTCGACGAGGCGACGATCGACGCCGTGACGATCGAACGGGTCCAGGAGCCCTAG
- a CDS encoding trypsin-like peptidase domain-containing protein, with amino-acid sequence MNIESLLSQATCEVIDVDGVTGRRDASLGTAWLVSDQGHLLTAAHVVAPLWQAAGAEARVHVRFPTSASGEGTPAEPAATETRAPETATFTFAPVHDRARNLDLAVLQLTASTTRSALPVVLAAEAEGEVLVCGYGQNTRGWQRTGRGRLVGKAIRGGDSDGWMFQYESPMLVHRGFSGGAVWSVSRNGVIGLQTLAELPESVVVGAGTAGPSAWLDPTAAFAMPLVRMIQDWPDLRALDGLSRQGTCVLVQSADGDARRRDALRDDVVMPVLRELGLELYESQPGDTAEEDLRQLEDAAVVLADISHEDPGVTYELGVAQALGVPDVVIVDTARRPGGASMFQVLELDTSDPAGSRERLAERLVDVRSVFATLGRADSDNPLTSYFRTPLTQISAANALSLGYLKNFVRPVSQILRRLRHDPGSAHLTVGGRRLKAAQVATVTLTVVLPEHLSWAQDDFIAREIAEAGQIVDAVLDDNLSRPRSMKALPPRRGEPLRLLDVFPTTMSAMSDTIEQRVAHLGVGGEETARLRTARDELEAKEIDRFHLRLLDRVRQDTERESGRLMRDVVRVERARAVFPGLDPGLR; translated from the coding sequence GTGAACATCGAGAGCCTGCTGTCCCAGGCGACCTGCGAGGTCATCGACGTCGACGGCGTCACCGGCAGGCGCGACGCGTCGCTCGGCACGGCCTGGCTCGTGAGCGACCAGGGCCACCTGCTGACCGCGGCCCACGTCGTCGCTCCGTTGTGGCAGGCCGCCGGGGCCGAGGCGCGGGTCCACGTGCGCTTCCCGACGAGCGCCTCCGGCGAGGGCACGCCAGCCGAGCCCGCGGCGACGGAGACCCGGGCACCAGAGACCGCGACCTTCACCTTCGCCCCCGTCCACGACCGGGCCCGGAACCTCGATCTCGCCGTCCTGCAGCTCACCGCGAGCACCACCCGCTCGGCGCTCCCCGTGGTGCTCGCCGCGGAGGCCGAGGGCGAGGTGCTCGTCTGCGGCTACGGGCAGAACACGAGGGGCTGGCAGCGGACCGGGCGCGGCAGGCTGGTCGGCAAGGCCATCCGGGGCGGCGACTCCGACGGCTGGATGTTCCAGTACGAGTCCCCCATGCTCGTCCACCGCGGGTTCAGCGGCGGGGCGGTGTGGAGCGTCAGCCGCAACGGCGTCATCGGCCTGCAGACGCTCGCGGAGCTGCCGGAGAGCGTCGTCGTCGGCGCCGGTACCGCCGGGCCGAGCGCCTGGCTCGACCCCACGGCCGCGTTCGCCATGCCTCTGGTCCGGATGATCCAGGACTGGCCGGACCTGCGCGCCCTCGACGGGCTGTCCCGTCAGGGCACCTGCGTGCTCGTCCAGTCCGCCGACGGCGACGCGCGCCGCCGCGACGCGCTGCGCGACGACGTCGTCATGCCCGTGCTGCGGGAGCTCGGGCTGGAGCTGTACGAGTCGCAGCCTGGCGACACCGCGGAGGAGGACCTGCGCCAGCTCGAGGACGCCGCGGTCGTGCTGGCCGACATCAGCCACGAGGACCCGGGCGTCACGTACGAGCTGGGTGTCGCGCAGGCCCTGGGCGTGCCCGACGTCGTCATCGTCGACACCGCGCGCCGCCCGGGCGGCGCGAGCATGTTCCAGGTGCTGGAGCTGGACACCTCCGACCCGGCCGGGTCCCGTGAACGGCTGGCGGAACGGTTGGTCGACGTGCGGTCCGTCTTCGCGACGCTCGGCCGCGCCGACTCGGACAACCCGCTCACCTCCTACTTCCGGACGCCGCTCACCCAGATCTCGGCGGCGAACGCGCTCTCCCTGGGCTACCTCAAGAACTTCGTCCGGCCGGTCTCCCAGATCCTGCGGCGCCTGCGGCACGACCCGGGCAGCGCGCACCTCACGGTCGGCGGGCGTCGCCTGAAGGCCGCGCAGGTCGCGACGGTCACGCTGACCGTCGTCCTGCCGGAGCACCTGTCGTGGGCGCAGGACGACTTCATCGCGCGCGAGATCGCCGAGGCCGGGCAGATCGTCGACGCGGTGCTCGACGACAACCTGTCGCGGCCCCGCTCGATGAAGGCCCTGCCACCACGCCGCGGCGAGCCGCTGCGACTGCTGGACGTCTTCCCGACCACGATGTCGGCCATGAGCGACACGATCGAGCAGCGCGTGGCGCACCTCGGCGTCGGCGGCGAGGAGACGGCGCGCCTGCGCACGGCGCGCGACGAGCTGGAGGCCAAGGAGATCGACCGGTTCCACCTGCGGCTCCTGGACCGCGTACGGCAGGACACCGAGCGCGAGAGCGGGCGGCTCATGCGGGACGTCGTCCGGGTGGAGCGGGCGCGAGCCGTGTTCCCGGGGCTGGACCCCGGGCTGCGCTAG
- a CDS encoding CU044_2847 family protein, which produces MEPNSTATVDVPPPVPVDEDWDGMVESSSLVERTQDGYTQLKAVLSEITEDISRTLVTEIKKQGPAAPKSLELTLSLSFSATSNVWIVSATGEGAISATLAWDFTA; this is translated from the coding sequence ATGGAGCCGAACAGCACGGCGACCGTCGACGTGCCGCCCCCGGTCCCCGTCGACGAGGACTGGGACGGCATGGTCGAGAGCAGCTCCCTCGTGGAGCGCACCCAGGACGGTTACACGCAGCTCAAGGCGGTGCTCTCCGAGATCACCGAGGACATCTCCCGCACGCTCGTCACCGAGATCAAGAAGCAGGGCCCGGCCGCGCCGAAGTCGCTGGAGCTGACGCTGTCCCTGTCGTTCTCCGCCACCAGCAACGTGTGGATCGTGTCGGCCACGGGCGAGGGCGCCATCTCGGCGACCCTCGCCTGGGACTTCACGGCCTGA
- a CDS encoding ornithine cyclodeaminase family protein, giving the protein MSAPLVLDAAAVTAACSPADAVAALRAALAGGLDPAADLPRQGVSLGAGELLLMPSDGGGDLRHVGIKLATVAPGNAALGLPRIQGSYVLFDAATLGVVAVLDGIALTTLRTPAVSVAAVLDRLREAAGPVGTAGPTSTDGADGSAPANDPLRVAVIGAGPQAHGHVATLADALTGRPLDVAQLVRDPARTAATEGARIAGARLVRLGGPEADDALRAADVVVCATSAREPLFDAALVADHAVVIAVGSHEPDARELPAGLLARATVVVEDPGAALREAGDVVLAIADGALTAGDLVPMRDVVTGAVRPDPKRPLVFKSTGMSWEDLVVAEAVLDGA; this is encoded by the coding sequence ATGAGCGCGCCCCTGGTCCTGGACGCCGCGGCCGTGACCGCTGCCTGCTCGCCCGCCGACGCCGTCGCCGCGCTGCGGGCCGCCCTCGCCGGCGGTCTCGACCCGGCCGCCGACCTGCCCCGCCAGGGCGTGTCGCTGGGGGCCGGCGAGCTCCTGCTCATGCCGTCCGACGGCGGCGGCGACCTGCGGCACGTCGGGATCAAGCTGGCCACCGTCGCGCCCGGCAACGCCGCCCTCGGCCTGCCCCGCATCCAGGGGTCGTACGTGCTGTTCGACGCCGCGACCCTCGGCGTCGTCGCCGTCCTGGACGGCATAGCGCTGACCACGCTGCGCACGCCCGCCGTGTCGGTCGCGGCGGTGCTGGACCGGCTGCGGGAAGCCGCGGGCCCGGTCGGCACCGCAGGCCCAACCAGCACCGACGGCGCCGACGGCTCAGCCCCCGCAAACGACCCGCTCCGCGTCGCGGTCATCGGCGCCGGCCCGCAGGCCCACGGCCACGTCGCGACCCTCGCGGACGCCCTGACCGGCCGACCTCTCGACGTCGCCCAGCTCGTCCGCGACCCGGCCCGCACCGCCGCGACCGAGGGCGCGCGGATCGCCGGCGCCCGACTGGTCCGGCTCGGCGGCCCCGAGGCCGACGACGCGCTGCGCGCCGCCGACGTCGTCGTGTGCGCGACGTCGGCCCGCGAGCCGCTGTTCGACGCCGCGCTGGTCGCGGACCACGCCGTCGTGATCGCGGTGGGCTCCCACGAGCCGGACGCGCGGGAGCTGCCGGCCGGTCTGCTGGCGCGCGCGACCGTCGTCGTCGAGGACCCGGGCGCCGCGCTGCGGGAGGCGGGCGACGTCGTGCTCGCGATCGCCGACGGCGCCCTGACGGCGGGCGACCTGGTGCCGATGCGCGACGTCGTCACGGGCGCCGTCCGCCCCGATCCCAAGCGGCCGCTCGTGTTCAAGAGCACGGGCATGTCGTGGGAGGACCTCGTGGTCGCCGAGGCGGTGCTCGACGGTGCGTGA
- a CDS encoding proline racemase family protein yields the protein MITQTVATTDYHTAGEPFRIVAEPPVPLPGDSVADRRARALTSAAAQELRQLLCSEPRGHADMYGGFLVPPDDDGAHLGVLFWHKDGFSTACGHGTIALGAWAVDTGLVAAPDDGAVDVVMDVPSGRVTARVHRAGGRTVGVDFVNVPSYVLARDLAVPTTRGTASATLTYGGAIYASVDATSLGLSVEPAAYADLITVGREIKHAIDAQGLAVHPTDPRLSGVYGTILFEEPDAGTGAGPGTGNGPGSPVRQRNVTVFADGQVDRSPCGSGTCARLAVLADDGRVGVGGPVLEHTSIVGSAFTGAVVGTTRVGDLPAVIPQVTGMAYRTGEHRFVVDAADTLVPGFVLR from the coding sequence GTGATCACGCAGACCGTCGCCACCACCGACTACCACACCGCGGGCGAGCCGTTCCGGATTGTCGCGGAGCCGCCCGTGCCGCTGCCGGGCGACTCGGTGGCCGACCGCCGGGCCCGCGCCCTGACCAGCGCCGCGGCCCAGGAGCTGCGCCAGCTCCTGTGCTCGGAGCCGCGCGGGCACGCCGACATGTACGGCGGGTTCCTCGTCCCGCCGGACGACGACGGCGCCCACCTCGGCGTCCTCTTCTGGCACAAGGACGGATTCTCGACGGCCTGCGGTCACGGCACCATCGCGCTGGGCGCCTGGGCCGTCGACACCGGACTGGTGGCTGCGCCCGACGACGGTGCGGTCGACGTCGTCATGGACGTGCCCTCGGGGCGCGTCACGGCGCGCGTGCACCGGGCCGGCGGACGCACCGTCGGCGTCGACTTCGTCAACGTGCCGAGCTATGTGCTGGCCCGCGACCTGGCGGTACCGACCACGCGCGGCACGGCGTCCGCGACGCTGACCTACGGGGGCGCGATCTACGCGAGCGTCGACGCGACGAGCCTCGGTCTGTCGGTCGAGCCGGCCGCCTACGCCGACCTCATCACCGTGGGCCGCGAGATCAAGCACGCGATCGACGCCCAGGGCCTCGCCGTCCATCCCACCGACCCGCGCCTGAGCGGCGTCTACGGCACCATCCTCTTCGAGGAGCCCGACGCCGGGACCGGCGCAGGCCCCGGCACCGGCAACGGCCCCGGCTCCCCCGTGCGCCAGCGCAACGTGACCGTCTTCGCCGACGGCCAGGTGGACCGGTCGCCCTGCGGTTCCGGCACCTGCGCGCGGCTGGCCGTGCTGGCCGACGACGGCCGGGTCGGCGTCGGCGGACCCGTGCTGGAGCACACCTCGATCGTCGGGTCCGCGTTCACGGGCGCCGTCGTCGGGACGACGCGGGTCGGTGACCTGCCCGCCGTGATCCCCCAGGTCACGGGCATGGCGTACCGCACGGGCGAGCACCGGTTCGTCGTCGACGCCGCTGACACCCTCGTGCCCGGGTTCGTGCTGCGATGA
- a CDS encoding helix-turn-helix domain-containing protein, producing MSVATPFVPDPSDAELAGSALRDLQHALASEGPVHLRFAEGGDVVVPRSALTALGEILSTFAQGEGVTVLPTRSELTTQQAADAMRVSRPYLIGLLESGKIAFRTVGSHRRVQAASLVSYMRADESERRAAADALSAEARELGLA from the coding sequence ATGTCCGTTGCGACGCCGTTCGTGCCCGACCCGTCGGACGCCGAGCTCGCCGGGTCAGCCCTTCGGGACCTTCAGCACGCGCTGGCGAGCGAGGGCCCGGTTCATCTGCGCTTCGCGGAGGGTGGCGACGTCGTCGTACCGCGCAGCGCGCTGACGGCGCTCGGCGAGATCCTGTCCACCTTCGCCCAGGGCGAGGGCGTGACCGTCCTCCCCACCCGGTCCGAGCTGACCACTCAGCAGGCGGCGGACGCGATGCGCGTGTCGCGCCCCTACCTCATCGGGCTGCTCGAGTCGGGGAAGATCGCGTTCCGCACCGTCGGCAGCCACCGCCGCGTGCAGGCCGCCTCGCTCGTGTCGTACATGCGCGCCGACGAGTCCGAACGCCGAGCCGCCGCTGACGCGCTGTCCGCGGAGGCCCGTGAGCTCGGCCTCGCCTGA
- a CDS encoding SDR family NAD(P)-dependent oxidoreductase — translation MTRDRFQGKVAIVTGGGSGIGAEISRELAAEGASVVVTDIKIESAQQVVDQIVAAGGTAAAFVQNTAKADDSRAAVDFAVEQYGALHLAVNNAGIGAPPAKIGDYDVEAWDRVRAVDLDGVFYGLRFQLPAMVAAGGGAIVNMASVLGSVGIAENAAYVASKHALVGLTKVAALEYTEQGVRTNAVGPGFIDTPLVRASLSPEALTALENEHATKRLGTDKEVAALTLFLLSDEASFISGSYHLVDGGYSAH, via the coding sequence ATGACCAGGGACCGTTTCCAGGGCAAGGTAGCGATCGTCACGGGAGGCGGCAGCGGAATCGGCGCCGAGATCTCGCGCGAGCTCGCCGCCGAGGGTGCCTCCGTGGTCGTCACCGACATCAAGATCGAGTCCGCCCAGCAGGTCGTCGACCAGATCGTCGCCGCCGGCGGCACCGCCGCGGCCTTCGTGCAGAACACGGCCAAGGCCGACGACTCGCGCGCCGCCGTGGACTTCGCCGTCGAGCAGTACGGGGCGCTGCACCTCGCGGTGAACAACGCCGGCATCGGCGCGCCGCCCGCCAAGATCGGCGACTACGACGTCGAGGCCTGGGACCGCGTGCGCGCCGTCGACCTCGACGGCGTCTTCTACGGCCTGCGCTTCCAGCTCCCCGCCATGGTCGCGGCCGGCGGCGGCGCGATCGTCAACATGGCGTCCGTGCTCGGCTCGGTCGGCATCGCGGAGAACGCCGCGTACGTGGCGAGCAAGCACGCACTCGTCGGCCTGACCAAGGTCGCCGCGCTGGAGTACACCGAGCAGGGCGTGCGCACCAACGCCGTCGGGCCGGGCTTCATCGACACGCCGCTCGTGCGCGCCTCGCTCAGCCCCGAGGCCCTGACGGCGCTCGAGAACGAGCACGCCACCAAGCGGCTCGGCACGGACAAGGAGGTCGCGGCGCTCACGCTGTTCCTGCTCAGCGACGAGGCGTCCTTCATCTCCGGCAGCTACCACCTGGTCGACGGCGGCTACTCGGCGCACTGA
- a CDS encoding serine hydrolase domain-containing protein, with protein sequence MFSSHDHTPTGRPDAVRRRPRALAALGVLAAVAVTIAGAPAAAATPAPTAPAATPTTTAADQPAPPPPVTAPAGEHTLTKTDVDAWLDGLLPAALDSAGIAGGVVSVVHDGEILTTRGYGHADTGTTGGEAVPVDAEQTLFRPGSVSKLFTATAVMQLVESGDLDLDTDVAEYLDLDVPRRFDEPITLRNLLTHTAGFEERVGGLIGFGDETPVLRDSLAEDPPEQIYEPGTVPAYSNYGNALAGYIVERVSGVPFEEYVERNIFEPAGMTSSTFAQPLPSALQDRMSQGYVTSADAPGQFEIVGGAPAGSLTSSAPDMARFMLAQLGAPGAGTILEPETLDLMHAPALDESTLGGLAAAPRMGLGFFDESRNGHTIVGHGGDTQYFHSHLQIYPDEGTGVFISLNSSGTDGYATLPLREAVLQGFTDRYFPADAAGSAGTTAAAITPAPGTTVDEATAREHAALAEGSYVSSRGVQSNFLAVLDVLSPTQVTARDDGRLLITPGPGSTTPALYEEVEPWVWREVDGQRTLAMRVADDQVQAIVYEGAFTMLPGQPERAPGVVLPVVGVSALILLVAAVAWPVGAIRRRVRKQTLPQGTGRVTRILTKIAATATVLALVGWVVTFQTAMSLQEVPEASLRQLQAVQAIGVLGIVPALLQAVGAVRHRHGWRRVAGTVLVVLALAGVAWLAFELRLLAPSVSY encoded by the coding sequence ATGTTCTCGTCCCACGACCACACACCCACCGGGCGGCCCGACGCCGTCCGACGACGCCCACGCGCACTGGCCGCACTCGGCGTGCTGGCGGCGGTCGCCGTCACGATCGCCGGGGCGCCGGCCGCCGCGGCGACGCCCGCCCCGACAGCGCCCGCAGCAACACCCACAACCACAGCAGCAGACCAGCCCGCCCCGCCCCCGCCCGTCACGGCCCCGGCCGGCGAGCACACGCTGACCAAGACCGACGTCGACGCCTGGCTCGACGGCCTGCTGCCGGCCGCTCTGGACAGCGCGGGCATCGCGGGCGGCGTCGTCTCCGTGGTGCACGACGGCGAGATCCTCACCACGCGCGGCTACGGCCACGCCGACACGGGCACGACGGGCGGCGAGGCCGTGCCGGTCGACGCCGAGCAGACCCTGTTCCGCCCCGGCTCCGTGTCCAAGCTCTTCACCGCGACCGCCGTCATGCAGCTCGTCGAGAGCGGCGACCTCGACCTGGACACCGACGTCGCCGAGTACCTCGACCTCGACGTCCCGCGCCGGTTCGACGAGCCGATCACGCTGCGCAACCTGCTGACCCACACGGCCGGCTTCGAAGAGCGGGTCGGCGGGCTGATCGGGTTCGGCGACGAGACGCCCGTCCTGCGCGACTCCCTCGCCGAGGACCCGCCCGAGCAGATCTACGAGCCCGGCACCGTCCCGGCCTACTCCAACTACGGCAACGCCCTGGCCGGATACATCGTGGAGCGGGTCAGCGGCGTGCCCTTCGAGGAGTACGTCGAGCGCAACATCTTCGAGCCCGCCGGCATGACGTCGTCGACCTTCGCGCAGCCGCTGCCGTCCGCCCTCCAGGACCGGATGTCGCAGGGATACGTCACGTCGGCCGACGCGCCCGGACAGTTCGAGATCGTCGGCGGCGCACCCGCCGGGTCACTCACGTCGTCCGCCCCTGACATGGCCCGCTTCATGCTCGCCCAGCTCGGCGCCCCGGGTGCGGGCACGATCCTGGAGCCCGAGACGCTCGACCTGATGCACGCCCCCGCCCTCGACGAGAGCACGCTCGGCGGCCTCGCCGCCGCGCCCCGGATGGGGCTCGGGTTCTTCGACGAGAGCCGCAACGGCCACACGATCGTCGGCCACGGCGGCGACACCCAGTACTTCCACTCCCACCTGCAGATCTACCCCGACGAGGGCACCGGCGTCTTCATCTCGCTGAACAGCTCCGGCACCGACGGCTACGCCACGCTGCCGCTGCGCGAGGCCGTCCTCCAGGGCTTCACCGACCGCTACTTCCCGGCCGACGCCGCCGGCTCCGCCGGCACGACCGCCGCCGCGATCACCCCCGCCCCGGGCACGACCGTCGACGAGGCCACCGCCCGTGAGCACGCCGCCCTCGCCGAGGGCAGCTACGTCTCCTCCCGCGGCGTCCAGAGCAACTTCCTGGCGGTCCTCGACGTCCTCAGCCCGACCCAGGTCACGGCCCGCGACGACGGCCGGCTGCTCATCACGCCCGGCCCCGGCTCGACCACGCCTGCCCTGTACGAGGAGGTCGAGCCCTGGGTCTGGCGCGAGGTCGACGGCCAGCGCACCCTCGCGATGCGCGTCGCGGACGACCAGGTCCAGGCGATCGTCTACGAGGGCGCCTTCACCATGCTGCCCGGCCAGCCGGAGCGCGCCCCCGGCGTCGTGCTCCCCGTGGTCGGCGTGTCCGCGCTGATCCTGCTCGTCGCCGCCGTCGCCTGGCCGGTCGGCGCGATCCGGCGCCGGGTCCGCAAGCAGACCCTGCCGCAGGGCACCGGCCGCGTCACCCGCATCCTGACCAAGATCGCGGCGACCGCCACCGTGCTCGCCCTCGTCGGGTGGGTCGTCACCTTCCAGACCGCGATGAGCCTCCAGGAGGTCCCCGAGGCGTCCCTGCGCCAGCTCCAGGCCGTCCAGGCGATCGGCGTGCTCGGCATCGTCCCGGCCCTGCTGCAGGCCGTCGGCGCCGTCCGGCACCGGCACGGCTGGCGCCGCGTCGCCGGTACCGTGCTCGTGGTCCTCGCCCTGGCCGGCGTGGCGTGGCTCGCCTTCGAGCTCCGCCTGCTGGCGCCGTCGGTATCGTACTGA